From Diprion similis isolate iyDipSimi1 chromosome 5, iyDipSimi1.1, whole genome shotgun sequence, the proteins below share one genomic window:
- the LOC124406293 gene encoding NFU1 iron-sulfur cluster scaffold homolog, mitochondrial-like, whose amino-acid sequence MFAKTTFLSRSLTYGSIFARQSLRTVNNAKRLHNCKKSDMQKPLLLQSSTRFNEVHKRNMFIQTQDTPNPNSLKFLPGVAVLESGQTKDFPTGSDAYCSPLAKMLFRIEGVKSIFFGSDFITVTKVDEDVDWKLIKPEVFATIMDFFASGLPVLSEEQPSSDTKIQDDDDETVQMIKELLDTRIRPTVQEDGGDIVYMGFVDGIVKLKMQGSCTSCPSSVVTLKNGVQNMMQFYIPEVQGVEQVEDESDRVAKEEFEKLETKIQTNKTSTEH is encoded by the exons ATGTTTGCAAAAACAACATTTCTCAGTCGTTCGCTGACCTATGGGTCAATTTTTGCACGACAAAGTTTACG GACTGTCAACAATGCCAAGCGTCTACACAACTGTAAAAAATCTGACATGCAAAAGCCTCTCCTTTTGCAGTCATCCACTCGATTCAACGAAGTGCATAAACGCAATATGTTTATACAAACTCAAGACACGCCAAATCCgaacagtttgaaatttctaccTGGAGTCGCTGTCCTCGAATCAGGACAAACAAAGGATTTTCCTACAGGATCAGACGCATATTGCTCGCCATTGGCAAAGATGCTCTTCAGAATTGAAGGAGTTAAATCCATATTTTTCGGGTCTGATTTTATCACTGTAACCAAAGTTGACGAGGACGTCGATTGGAAGCTTATTAAGCCAGAAGTATTTGCTACTATAATGGATTTTTTTGCTAGTGGATTGCCTGTTCTTTCTGAAGAACAGCCATCGTCAGATACAA AGATTcaggatgatgatgacgaaACTGTTCAAATGATAAAAGAACTTCTTGACACAAGAATTAGACCCACGGTTCAAGAAGATGGAGGAGATATTGTGTACATG GGTTTCGTAGATGGGATAGTAAAGCTAAAAATGCAAGGCTCTTGTACCAGCTGCCCCAGTTCCGTGGTGACATTGAAAAACGGTGTCCAAAATATGATGCAGTTTTATATTCCCGAAGTTCAGGGTGTCGAACAAGTCGAAGATGAATCAGATCGTGTAGCGAAGGaagaatttgagaaattagAAACAAAGATTCAGACAAACAAGACCAGTACCGAACACTAG
- the LOC124406275 gene encoding ascorbate transporter, chloroplastic-like isoform X1: MSYFENKHFTLHSDQRDLNNMPRLAMLPRTSRIVALCSAANFINAADRVIMPIAIVPMTDQYRWNLHWQGWILSAFAFGYFTSQVIGASTANRFGCKTVLMSAVLLWSISTVITPLLAHSIPMLIICRVILGLGEGLGLPVIFHLFAHNVPVEERSRAFGYLVAAGSVGQVVASVICPHMSWPNGFYLFGSLGILWTLLWMLLYRESNTQDDIPLFLPKVVQNRNMHWTELITHWPLWALYIAHFAMNWSNYIIMQWLPTYLARNLSAYKESISLTALPYIVNSLVGIVAGHSADNLIQKRWSVLSVRRLMTSIGLIGPGAFLLAFCAVDNLLAAVIFVSISMGLCACNSAGHLSNHADVAPNHAGITFAISNTIATIPGILCGPLTAELVTASQGRWMPVFVLAAAVNFTGAIIYQTHSSALQVL; the protein is encoded by the exons ATGTcttactttgaaaataaacacTTCACACTTCACAGTGATCAACGAGACTTGAACAACATGCCACGGCTCGCCATGCTTCCCAGGACTTCCAGAATCGTCGCTTTGTGTTCCGCtgcaaattttatcaatgCAGCCGACAGAGTAATCATGCCGATCGCCATCGTTCCTATGACTGATCAATACAGATGGAATCTTCACTGGCAAGGCTGGATCTTGTCAGCGTTTGCATTTGGCTATTTTACAAGCCAG gtcATCGGAGCAAGTACTGCTAATCGATTTGGTTGTAAGACTGTTTTGATGTCAGCAGTTTTGCTGTGGTCGATTAGCACGGTGATCACACCTCTCTTGGCCCATTCAATACCTATGCTCATTATATGTCGAGTAATACTTGGTCTCGGAGAAGGTTTAG gtCTTCCAGTTATATTTCACCTGTTTGCTCACAACGTACCAGTTGAGGAGAGATCTCGTGCGTTTGGGTACCTTGTAGCTGCGGGATCCGTCGGTCAAGTAGTAGCGTCGGTT atttgTCCACACATGTCCTGGCCAAACGGATTTTACTTGTTCGGGAGCCTCGGAATCCTTTGGACTTTATTGTGGATGTTACTTTATAGAGAGTCCAACACTCAAGACGATATACCGTTGTTTTTACCCAAA GTGGTTCAAAACCGAAATATGCACTGGACAGAACTGATAACTCACTGGCCTCTTTGGGCATTGTATATAGCTCATTTTGCAATGAATTGGAGCAACTACATAATCATGCAATGGTTACCGACTTATTTGGCACGAAATTTATCTGCCTACAAAGAAAGCATCAGTTTAACAGCTTTGCCATACATTGTAAACTCGCTTGTCGGTATTG tCGCTGGTCATAGCGCAGATAATTTGATTCAAAAAAGGTGGTCAGTCTTGTCTGTAAGGAGATTGATGACTAGCATCGGCCTAATCGGTCCAGGGGCATTTTTGCTCGCCTTTTGCGCCGTTGACAACTTACTTGCAGCTGTGAT ATTTGTGTCAATTTCGATGGGACTTTGCGCTTGTAATTCGGCAGGACATCTCAGCAATCACGCGGACGTAGCTCCTAATCATGCTGGCATAACTTTTGCTATATCAAACACAATa gCTACAATACCTGGCATTCTCTGTGGTCCATTGACTGCCGAATTAGTGACAGCTTCGCAGGGTCGATGGATGCCAGTTTTTGTTCTGGCAGCTGCAGTGAATTTTACTGGTGCGATAATCTATCAAACACATAGTTCTGCTCTCCAAGTGTTATGA
- the LOC124406273 gene encoding guanine nucleotide-binding protein subunit beta-like protein, translated as MSETLQLRGTLRGHNGWVTQIATNPKYPDMILSSSRDKTLIVWKLTRDDANYGIPQKRLYGHSHFISDVVLSSDGNYALSGSWDKTLRLWDLAAGRTTRRFEDHTKDVLSVAFSVDNRQIVSGSRDKTIKLWNTLAECKYTIQDDGHSDWVSCVRFSPNHSNPIIVSAGWDRVVKVWNLTNCRLKINHYGHTGYLNTVTVSPDGSLCASGGKDCKAMLWDLNDGKHLHTLDHNDIITALCFSPNRYWLCAAFGPSIKIWDLESKEMVEELKPEVVSATSKAEPAQCLSLAWSTDGQTLFAGYSDNTIRVWQVSVSSR; from the exons ATGTCGGAAACTTTGCAACTCAGAGGGACCCTTCGGGGCCACAATGGATGGGTTACCCAAATCGCAACCAACCCGAAATATCCTGATATGATTCTGTCGTCTTCACGCG ACAAAACTTTGATTGTATGGAAGTTAACTCGTGACGATGCCAATTACGGTATACCTCAAAAGCGTCTGTATGGTCACTCGCATTTTATCAGTGATGTTGTCCTTTCATCTGACGGTAACTACGCTCTGTCTGGATCATGGGACAAGACTCTGCGTCTGTGGGATTTGGCTGCGGGTCGTACAACCAGGAGGTTTGAAGACCATACCAAG GATGTCCTCAGCGTCGCATTCTCTGTCGACAATCGTCAAATTGTTTCTGGATCTCGGGACAAGACGATCAAGCTGTGGAACACACTCGCTGAATGTAAATATACCATTCAAGATGATGGTCACAGCGACTGGGTCAGCTGCGTTCGATTCTCTCCTAATCACTCCAACCCCATCATTGTTTCCGCTGGATGGGATCGCGTTGTTAAG GTCTGGAACTTGACGAACTGCCGTCTAAAGATCAACCATTATGGCCATACCGGGTACCTTAACACAGTAACTGTCTCTCCGGACGGTTCCCTCTGTGCTTCCGGTGGCAAG GATTGCAAAGCAATGCTGTGGGATTTGAATGACGGAAAACACTTGCACACGCTGGACCACAACGATATCATCACCGCCTTGTGCTTCAGCCCGAACCGTTATTGGCTCTGTGCCGCATTCGGGCCATCCATCAAGATCTGGGATCTTGAAAGCAAAGAAATGGTCGAGGAACTGAAGCCCGAAGTTGTGTCTGCCACCAGCAAGGCTGAGCCCGCTCAGTGTCTTTCTCTTGCCTGGTCCACGGATGGACAAACGTTGTTTGCTGGCTACTCGGACAACACCATTCGCGTCTGGCAGGTGTCTGTGTCCAGCCGATAA
- the LOC124406275 gene encoding sodium-dependent phosphate transport protein 1, chloroplastic-like isoform X2 gives MPRLAMLPRTSRIVALCSAANFINAADRVIMPIAIVPMTDQYRWNLHWQGWILSAFAFGYFTSQVIGASTANRFGCKTVLMSAVLLWSISTVITPLLAHSIPMLIICRVILGLGEGLGLPVIFHLFAHNVPVEERSRAFGYLVAAGSVGQVVASVICPHMSWPNGFYLFGSLGILWTLLWMLLYRESNTQDDIPLFLPKVVQNRNMHWTELITHWPLWALYIAHFAMNWSNYIIMQWLPTYLARNLSAYKESISLTALPYIVNSLVGIVAGHSADNLIQKRWSVLSVRRLMTSIGLIGPGAFLLAFCAVDNLLAAVIFVSISMGLCACNSAGHLSNHADVAPNHAGITFAISNTIATIPGILCGPLTAELVTASQGRWMPVFVLAAAVNFTGAIIYQTHSSALQVL, from the exons ATGCCACGGCTCGCCATGCTTCCCAGGACTTCCAGAATCGTCGCTTTGTGTTCCGCtgcaaattttatcaatgCAGCCGACAGAGTAATCATGCCGATCGCCATCGTTCCTATGACTGATCAATACAGATGGAATCTTCACTGGCAAGGCTGGATCTTGTCAGCGTTTGCATTTGGCTATTTTACAAGCCAG gtcATCGGAGCAAGTACTGCTAATCGATTTGGTTGTAAGACTGTTTTGATGTCAGCAGTTTTGCTGTGGTCGATTAGCACGGTGATCACACCTCTCTTGGCCCATTCAATACCTATGCTCATTATATGTCGAGTAATACTTGGTCTCGGAGAAGGTTTAG gtCTTCCAGTTATATTTCACCTGTTTGCTCACAACGTACCAGTTGAGGAGAGATCTCGTGCGTTTGGGTACCTTGTAGCTGCGGGATCCGTCGGTCAAGTAGTAGCGTCGGTT atttgTCCACACATGTCCTGGCCAAACGGATTTTACTTGTTCGGGAGCCTCGGAATCCTTTGGACTTTATTGTGGATGTTACTTTATAGAGAGTCCAACACTCAAGACGATATACCGTTGTTTTTACCCAAA GTGGTTCAAAACCGAAATATGCACTGGACAGAACTGATAACTCACTGGCCTCTTTGGGCATTGTATATAGCTCATTTTGCAATGAATTGGAGCAACTACATAATCATGCAATGGTTACCGACTTATTTGGCACGAAATTTATCTGCCTACAAAGAAAGCATCAGTTTAACAGCTTTGCCATACATTGTAAACTCGCTTGTCGGTATTG tCGCTGGTCATAGCGCAGATAATTTGATTCAAAAAAGGTGGTCAGTCTTGTCTGTAAGGAGATTGATGACTAGCATCGGCCTAATCGGTCCAGGGGCATTTTTGCTCGCCTTTTGCGCCGTTGACAACTTACTTGCAGCTGTGAT ATTTGTGTCAATTTCGATGGGACTTTGCGCTTGTAATTCGGCAGGACATCTCAGCAATCACGCGGACGTAGCTCCTAATCATGCTGGCATAACTTTTGCTATATCAAACACAATa gCTACAATACCTGGCATTCTCTGTGGTCCATTGACTGCCGAATTAGTGACAGCTTCGCAGGGTCGATGGATGCCAGTTTTTGTTCTGGCAGCTGCAGTGAATTTTACTGGTGCGATAATCTATCAAACACATAGTTCTGCTCTCCAAGTGTTATGA